One part of the Bacteroidia bacterium genome encodes these proteins:
- a CDS encoding dynamin family protein codes for MHNNIFDTDLQPFKLKLGEIVKNLHDMASETRNEGLSQTLSELRTSIGEPFLFVIVGEVKAGKSSFINALLNVGKEVVKVAPDPCTDTIQQLIYGDQATELEINPYLKKIIQPVDILRKISIVDTPGTNTISEHHQEITERFVPRSDLIVFVFEAKNPYRQSAWDFFDFIHKDWQKKIIFVLQQADLMNEADLTINIEGVRKHAIKKGISDPKVFALSAKQELEGDHASSGFDKLNDYIRDNITNLNAYKLKLQSTVSTSRNLHAKLELTLRAMEGQLKADRDFRADIHHTLQDQEERSQRQVDALIRNMLEDYDRITLESQKELSDGMGVLALTRKSFMSVFNKSDSPQLWLKSLTKNLEQDLSKSFNERLNEGVEEIADSIRQMAKIIDLKIQNSQTVLRPKQDIFGDISERRRLVLRELREGFSDFINQTESFVGKEVFPEASNLSPNIAAGSGMAVIGAVLATVTSGVAFDITGGIITAAGLMFAGGTILLKRGKIIGGFKKEIDKGRKQLSTNLDHKLKAYISHIRKKIDSNFSEFDKLLDEEGRHVEKLAVQHTFTRQSLDKLEEELKQ; via the coding sequence ATGCATAACAATATTTTTGATACGGACCTCCAACCTTTTAAGCTAAAATTGGGGGAAATCGTGAAAAATCTTCACGATATGGCGAGTGAAACTCGTAATGAGGGTCTTAGCCAAACTCTCAGTGAACTCCGGACAAGTATTGGAGAACCTTTTTTGTTTGTAATTGTGGGTGAGGTAAAAGCGGGCAAAAGCAGCTTTATAAATGCTTTGTTAAATGTGGGTAAAGAGGTAGTAAAAGTTGCTCCGGATCCCTGCACAGATACGATACAACAATTGATCTATGGAGATCAAGCAACTGAGCTGGAAATAAACCCCTATTTAAAAAAGATCATACAGCCCGTGGATATCCTTCGCAAGATATCCATAGTCGATACACCAGGTACAAATACCATTTCTGAACATCATCAGGAAATAACCGAAAGATTTGTTCCTCGCAGCGATCTAATAGTTTTTGTTTTCGAAGCTAAAAACCCCTATCGCCAATCTGCCTGGGATTTTTTTGATTTCATTCATAAAGACTGGCAAAAGAAAATCATCTTTGTTCTACAGCAGGCAGATCTCATGAACGAGGCTGATCTTACCATCAATATCGAAGGAGTCCGAAAGCACGCAATAAAAAAAGGCATAAGTGATCCGAAAGTCTTTGCCCTTTCCGCAAAGCAGGAATTAGAGGGAGATCATGCTTCCAGTGGTTTTGACAAACTCAATGATTATATACGGGATAATATCACCAATCTCAATGCATATAAACTGAAATTACAAAGTACCGTTTCCACCTCTCGTAACCTCCACGCTAAACTGGAGCTAACTTTGAGAGCCATGGAAGGCCAGTTAAAGGCCGATCGTGATTTCAGGGCTGACATTCATCATACCCTTCAGGATCAAGAGGAAAGATCTCAAAGACAGGTTGATGCCTTGATTAGAAATATGCTGGAGGATTATGACCGTATAACTCTTGAAAGTCAAAAGGAACTTAGCGACGGCATGGGTGTTCTGGCCCTAACCCGAAAGAGTTTTATGTCCGTCTTCAATAAATCTGATTCCCCTCAGCTTTGGCTGAAAAGCCTTACAAAAAATCTGGAACAAGACCTTAGCAAAAGCTTTAATGAAAGGCTAAATGAAGGCGTAGAAGAAATTGCAGACAGTATCCGCCAAATGGCCAAGATCATCGATCTGAAAATCCAAAATTCTCAAACAGTCCTCAGACCCAAACAAGACATATTTGGGGATATTTCTGAAAGACGGAGACTGGTATTGCGGGAATTACGGGAAGGTTTTTCTGATTTTATCAATCAAACAGAAAGCTTTGTGGGTAAAGAGGTTTTTCCGGAAGCGTCTAATTTATCTCCCAATATAGCTGCAGGAAGCGGCATGGCCGTAATTGGTGCTGTTTTGGCAACCGTTACATCAGGCGTAGCTTTCGATATTACCGGTGGGATTATCACTGCAGCAGGATTGATGTTTGCAGGAGGAACCATCTTATTGAAAAGAGGAAAAATAATTGGGGGCTTTAAAAAAGAGATTGACAAAGGGAGAAAACAACTTTCCACCAACCTTGACCATAAATTAAAGGCTTACATTTCTCATATTCGCAAAAAGATAGACAGCAATTTCTCAGAGTTTGATAAATTGTTGGATGAAGAAGGCAGGCATGTCGAAAAATTAGCTGTACAACATACCTTCACGCGCCAAAGTCTGGACAAACTTGAAGAGGAACTAAAACAATAG
- a CDS encoding ATP-binding protein, with protein sequence MELAELRKLVRQGEGFQLEFKRKAKYPEKIAREFVAFANSEGGILLLGVDDDGSIYGSKSPGEDQFILEDFLQKYLVPKIDYKIRRIPITAQREVILFQVKSSYRKPHFIRYPDRQSEKQAYVRVKDMSVKASKEMVKVLRHNKDKQGVSLRIGEAEKRILAYLEEHAGINLQTTSELLKSNLQQASSKLVILTRAGILSIKASEKGDVFSLNKKAFE encoded by the coding sequence ATGGAACTGGCCGAACTCAGGAAGCTCGTAAGACAAGGAGAAGGCTTTCAACTGGAATTTAAACGCAAAGCCAAATACCCGGAAAAAATCGCCCGGGAATTTGTCGCATTTGCAAATTCTGAAGGAGGTATTCTATTGTTAGGGGTAGATGATGATGGCAGTATATATGGGAGCAAAAGCCCCGGAGAGGACCAGTTTATCCTTGAAGATTTCCTCCAAAAATACCTTGTCCCAAAAATTGATTACAAAATCCGTAGAATTCCCATTACTGCCCAAAGAGAAGTAATTCTATTTCAGGTAAAATCAAGTTATAGAAAACCTCATTTTATTCGCTACCCAGACAGGCAAAGTGAAAAACAGGCCTATGTACGGGTAAAAGATATGAGTGTAAAGGCGAGTAAAGAAATGGTGAAAGTGCTAAGGCATAATAAAGACAAGCAAGGAGTATCTCTCCGAATTGGAGAAGCAGAAAAGCGAATCCTGGCTTATCTGGAGGAACATGCAGGCATAAATCTCCAAACTACTTCTGAATTATTAAAAAGTAATCTCCAGCAAGCTTCAAGCAAACTCGTGATCCTTACACGGGCAGGAATCCTCTCTATTAAAGCCAGTGAAAAAGGCGATGTGTTTTCCTTAAACAAAAAAGCCTTCGAATAA